Proteins encoded in a region of the Marinomonas maritima genome:
- a CDS encoding LysR family transcriptional regulator: MDKLGDIDLFVRVIKNQGLAAAGREVGLSPARVTARINGLEERYGVRLLNRTTRQISLTNEGSQFYTSCERILAEVEQAETSLQTGQTSFSGTLRITAPSDLGQQHIAPVLSKFVDKHPNITPYLYLSDSVTDIVSDGFDLGIRFGTLEDSTLIARKLTSNRRVLCASPEYLKRKGTPNTPEALAQHDCLTMVRMTEPLTTWHFQSTDDKRSISIKAARSSNDGALIRRWAIEGAGIALKSYWDIAEDLKAKRLVTIMDNYKHDFSRTGTSIGADLHAIYPNKKFISQRTIAFINALKEHFISETIPT, translated from the coding sequence ATGGACAAACTCGGTGATATCGACCTTTTTGTAAGAGTCATAAAAAATCAAGGCCTAGCAGCTGCCGGTAGAGAAGTTGGGCTTTCGCCCGCACGAGTGACCGCGCGAATAAACGGATTAGAAGAAAGATATGGCGTTCGGCTTTTAAATAGAACAACACGACAGATTTCTCTTACTAATGAAGGTAGTCAGTTTTATACTTCTTGCGAACGTATTTTAGCGGAAGTAGAACAAGCTGAAACATCATTACAAACGGGTCAAACAAGTTTTAGCGGTACACTACGAATCACAGCGCCATCCGATCTAGGACAACAACACATCGCTCCTGTGTTATCAAAATTTGTCGACAAACATCCAAACATCACACCTTATCTCTATCTTTCTGATAGTGTTACAGACATAGTTAGTGATGGATTTGATTTAGGTATCCGATTTGGAACTCTAGAAGATAGTACGTTAATAGCACGTAAATTGACGAGCAATCGCCGAGTATTATGTGCTTCCCCCGAATACCTTAAACGTAAAGGCACACCTAACACCCCCGAAGCACTAGCGCAGCATGATTGCTTAACAATGGTACGTATGACTGAACCGCTGACTACTTGGCATTTCCAAAGCACTGATGACAAAAGGTCTATTTCAATCAAAGCGGCTAGATCTTCCAATGATGGCGCTTTGATTAGACGCTGGGCTATTGAAGGAGCTGGTATTGCATTAAAGTCATACTGGGACATCGCAGAGGACCTAAAAGCTAAACGCTTAGTCACAATTATGGATAACTACAAACATGACTTTAGTCGTACAGGAACGTCTATCGGTGCAGATCTACATGCTATTTATCCGAATAAAAAATTCATTTCCCAGCGTACGATCGCATTTATTAATGCTTTGAAGGAACACTTTATTTCAGAAACCATACCTACATAA